A genomic region of Sciurus carolinensis chromosome 7, mSciCar1.2, whole genome shotgun sequence contains the following coding sequences:
- the LOC124989791 gene encoding proto-oncogene Mas, with product MDGSNVTSSAEGESLNISSSRNDSAGSPRPHIPAVHWVIMSISPLGFVENGILLWFLCFRMRRNPFTVYITHLSIADISLLFCIFILSIDYALDYELSSGHYYTIVTLSVTFLFGYNTGLYLLTAISVERCLSVLYPIWYRCHRPKHQSALVCALLWALSCLVTTMEYVMCIDSGEESHSRSDCRAVIIFIAVLSFLVFTPLMLVSSAILVVKIRKNTWTSHSSKLYVVIMVTIIIFLIFAVPMRVLYLLYYEYWSTFGNLHNLSLLFSTINSSANPFIYFFVGSSKKKRFKESLKVVLTRAFKDEMQPQRQEDKGNTTSIETVV from the coding sequence ATGGATGGGTCAAACGTGACCTCGTCTGCTGAGGGGGAGTCGTTGAACATCTCGAGCAGCAGGAACGACTCCGCAGGGAGTCCACGCCCGCACATCCCAGCTGTGCACTGGGTCATTATGAGCATTTCCCCCCTGGGGTTTGTGGAAAATGGAATTCTCCTCTGGTTCCTCTGTTTCCGGATGAGAAGAAATCCCTTCACGGTCTACATCACCCACTTGTCCATTGCGGACATCTCGCTGCTCTTCTGTATTTTCATTCTGTCCATCGACTATGCTTTAGACTATGAGCTCTCCTCCGGCCACTACTATACGATCGTCACATTATCGGTGACTTTCCTGTTTGGTTACAACACGGGCCTCTATCTGCTGACAGCCATCAGTGTGGAGAGGTGCCTGTCAGTCCTCTACCCCATCTGGTACCGATGCCATCGCCCCAAGCACCAGTCAGCATTGGTCTGCGCCCTCCTCTGGGCGCTTTCTTGCTTGGTGACCACCATGGAGTATGTCATGTGCATCGACAGCGGAGAAGAGAGTCACTCCCGAAGTGACTGCAGGGCGGTCATCATCTTCATAGCCGTTCTGAGCTTCCTAGTCTTCACTCCCCTCATGCTGGTGTCCAGCGCCATCTTGGTAGTGAAGATCCGAAAGAACACGTGGACGTCGCATTCCTCGAAGCTGTACGTGGTGATCATGGTCACCATCATCATATTCCTTATCTTCGCCGTGCCCATGAGAGTCCTCTACCTACTGTACTACGAGTACTGGTCCACGTTCGGAAACCTGCACAACCTCTCTCTGCTCTTCTCCACCATCAACAGCAGCGCCAACCCTTTCATTTACTTCTTTGTGGGCAGCAGCAAGAAGAAGAGGTTCAAGGAGTCCTTGAAAGTGGTCCTGACCAGGGCTTTCAAAGATGAGATGCAGCCTCAGCGCCAGGAGGACAAGGGCAACACCACCTCAATTGAGACGGTCGTCTGA